AGAATTTTATAATTCAATATGGTTGACAGTTTGACATTGCCATGCCAACAGAAACACCTGCTGGGTTGCGAGTCCGTCCATTGCCACTTCCACCAGCTCCAAAGGCTGGAGCAGAGGAGGAAATCTATGGATCAATAGGTAGCAATGCAGAGAAAATCTATGACTCTGTCGCTAAGAAAAAGAAAACTACAACTTTGGACTTCAGGAATCTGAGCTTACAAGATACATTAGGTAAGTCATTGTATTGAAATAAATggtcaaaatgttgaaatggtAGATTACTTTTCAGTCACAAATTCAGTGATATGGGAAAGAAATATATCTGCCACCATTGCCTAAAAACATGGCAGCATGTGTTCTTTTTGTGAGACAACTTAAGAAATGTTGTGTTAGTCACGATGTATTAGTTCGTCTGAAGTGGTTGAAAGTGTACTTACTTTCTCCATTACTGTACGGTATGGCAGTGCCACACAacagagaaaaaaatgactttcagaaaattgtcaaaatagcCACCAAAATCACTGGCATTGTATTATGGTCATTTATCTGGCAAAACTGGTATAAACAAATCATTGCAGACTTATCATACCCAGCACAGTACATTTTCAACTGCTTCCTTCTGCTTCCTTCAACATGCTAGATCATTCAGATTCAGAACTGtgcattttaaatttgtttttatcccAAAACTTGTACATAGTGTATGCAGAAACTTACCTAATTTTTACAATTGCTGACTTTGTGAAGCTTTGTATGTTAACTATATTTATCAGTATTGtattcaatagggaacttgcaatctagactgagcatgctcagacgcaaaggactatcggattatctgtagttattgtaatacctaatctggagctactgataaaattaacctccaacaatggtcagggtgactatgaattgatcatttgtggttaaaaacaataacattattgtttacattactatttgattagtatttattatcacatttcccatgatgcaacattcaacatggcaggtttgcaagttccctattgtgttGAATTGTATATTTAGTTTTGTGTTGTGACTTGTTTTGATGTTTGTAACAACAAAGCACACacttatataatattatactcattttcatttgtcaaataatcaaatcaaatttgacTTTTACAGTTAGGCATTTAACAAGACtagaatttgtaaaatttaaatttttgttttagcttatgtacatgtagtttgcagTCAAGTTTGTTTACCTGTTATGTTTTGTAGGCAAAGGAAACTTTGGTTCTGTCGTGAAAGGAATTTATCGTACAGACGGCCAAGATGTTCCTGTAGCTGTGAAAACAttgaaagaagaagaaaaaataccGAACAAAAAGGTAACTTGTCACTTGATGTAGTGGAAAAAATACCAATTTTATTTCAAGGATAGTAATCAAGACAAAACAATCCAAAATGTAACCACAAAAGTACAGTTGTCTCACACAGTAGTACATCATGGAATCAGAAAACTACAATGATATATGTTACATATCATTTGACATCAATTATAATATGAGTAATGTTAagtaaaaaattattttttcagaCTGAGATCATGAAAGAAGCTGAATTGATGGCAAGGCTTGATCATCCGTATATTGTCAGAATGATTGGTAAGTCATTTGAcagttatttcaaaatataagaTTCTGTGCAGCACTAACAGTTCATAAAGAGTGGTTGTCAAAGAATAGTACTTGAAGCACTTGCAAGTTTGCTCCTAGTTATGATGCAATAGTAATATGAAGTACATACAACATGCAATATGATTGGTTGGCCAAAAAATGCATTGTTATTAACACTTACAAGATTCAATCTAATTGGTTGtccaaaaaaaataatgttattagCACGTACAAGATTCAATCTAAATGGTTGTCCAATAAAAGTAACTTTAGTAGCGCTTACAAGATTCAATCTAATTGGTTATCCCAAAAAAGTAACTTTAGTAACACTTACAAGATTCAATCTAATTGGTTGTCcaaaaaaagtaacattattaGCACGTACAAGATTCAATCTAATTGGTTATGCCAAAAAAGTAACTTTAGTAGCACTTACAAGATTCAATCTAATTGGTTGTCcaaaaaaagtaacattattaGCACGTACAAGATTCAATCTGATTGGTTATGCCAAAAAAGTAACTTTAGTAGCACTTACAAGATTCAATCTAATTGGTTGTCcaaaaaaagtaacattattaGCACGTACAAGATTCAATCTAATTGGTTGTCcaaaaaaagtaacattattaGCACTTACAAGATTCAATCTAATTGGTTGTCcaaaaaaagtaacattattaGCACGTACAAGATTCAATCTGATTGGTTATGCcaaaaaagtaacattattaGCACGTACAAGATTCAATCTGATTGGTTATGCcaaaaaaagtaacattattaGCACTTACAAGATTCAATCTAATTGGTTGTCcaaaaaaagtaacattattaGCACGTACAAGATTTAATTTAACTAATATTCATTGTATACATAATGAGTTTCATTTATGAAAGCATACATAGCATGGCTTTCTAAGACAAATATTTGTAAGTCCTTCACATAACCTCGCTTGGCATTGaacttcaatcaatcaatcaatcagtcaatcaatcaagagaatttgtatagcgccaaaatcgAATACGACATAATGTTCTGTGGCGCTGAACAGtaacaatagtagatcattgtaaaaagttagaaagctcttTAACcagatgtgtcttgatgtccAGTTGGTGGTATATACTGTTCCCTAAGACTGGCGCTGCTCACGAGAAGTAGAATCATTATCATCTTTTCGTGcacattaattcattttatctgAATCCCAATCATATTTAAATATCTTTATCACTTTATCAAAGCTGTGAAGGTGTTACTACAAACTTATTCATATTAAATAAGTTGTGAAATTGCATTGTTTATATGCAGGTATGTGTGAAAATGCTGTTGGAGTGATGATGTTAGTGTTGGAATTGGCCAACTTGGGACCATTGAACAAATACCTGAAAACGAACCAGTAAGTTTCTTGGCTCCAAGTCTCACATGTGGTGTAATGtcttccatatatggtatactATCTTTCTTATATTGGGTAGTACTAGCATCATCCATACATTAGGGATATTATTGTCTATAAATGGGGTAGTTTCTTCCATATAAGGTGTACTGTCTTCCATATATGGGATATTACCTTCCATATATGGGACAgagccatatatatatatatatatatatatatatatatatatatatatatatatatatatatatatatatatatatatatatatatatatatatatatatatatgcaatgcTATCTTCTATAACAAATCAGCACCATTGATCATCAAACTTTTCATCAAAAAGAATGTTTTTGTGtggatatagataataaatGAGGAGattccatatattttttaaaagaaattacaaaatcagaaaacaaaaaatactaCGATTAATATTTCAGTGTGATGTTTGCAATGTCGTCGTACTGTATTAATATCCTAAAACTTTATATTTTTGGATAGAACTATGAGAATCAGAAACATCCTTGAAATTTTGCTACAAGTTTCCATGGGGATGGATTATTTAGAAGGACAACAATTCGTACATCGAGATTTAGCTGCCAGAAATGTTTTACTGGTAACGGAGACATATGCCAAGATTTCTGACTTTGGTATGTCGAAAGCACTTGGACTTGACAGTCAGTATTACGTGGTAAGTGAAGCTACAGAGATAGCTTGAAAACTAATAAGAGTAGATCATGTTGCTATGCAATGTTAACATACATAAATTGGCTGTTATGGAGAATTAAACAGGCAAGGGATTTTGAGGTCTACCAACTCATTtagtttaaagtggccatatggatgataattttgtatttattttggatttttatttgataaaacagcttcactatgtttttatacttgaaaaaataatgcgaaagagcatataccaagtctatgtttataactcaataaactgtaaaacattaaacaatgtataaaatgtttgttattgtacgtacaataacaaactttttacactttttgcatctttttgcaatgtattgagttatgaacatggacttggtatactagtatgttctttcgcattattttttcaagtataaaaacatagtgaagttgttttattgaataaaaatccaaaataaatacaaaattctcatccatatggccactttaaaggcaAATGtcccctatataaagaggattatgggtaatgtatgcattatgcagaaaattcaaactgctgtaaggatcACTGAGTTTGTGGTCATGTCTTAttccattttgcactgaaaaagtttcacatggctctcatatttcatatatactatttgtaaatatattgtgattGCAatatgagtagaaataactgatgTTAACtaaagtttggtagtcaatatagcaggtttaccatcaaactgagtcaaaatttgtttcaaattggtctAATAAAAACTTAtactacacatacacactcatcacacacacacacacacacacacacacacacacacacacatatacaatatgcattcatgtgtgtgtgtgtgtgtgtgtgtgtgtgtgtgtgtgtgtgtgtgtgtgtatgtatgcattacaTGCGTAAGTACATACGTAATTTTTAATCTGACCTATGTAGAGTCAGCCTTTAAACATGAATTTGAAAACCTGTATTACTGCTTCAAGTCTCCACTCTTTGCATTCAAATTTCTCAGACTCTAATATGTATTTACTTACTGAAATCCAGGCTGAGACGGCAGGTAAATGGCCACTGAAATGGTATGCACCAGAATGTATTTACAGATTTAAGTTCAGTAGTAAAGGTGATGTTTGGAGTTTTGGTATCACCATGTGGGAGGCTATGTCATTTGGCAGGAAACCATATGCAGTAAGTATATTTATTAGTTTGGTCCTACCCTCAGACTATGCATAAAATAAGTAAAGGCCCATGTGGATTAATAATTGTATGATGTGTAGAGTATTGGAAGAAAACTATATgttgcaatagggaacttgcaatccagactgagcatgctcagatgcaaaggactatgggattatctgtggttatcataatacctaatctggctactgataaaataaacctcccacaatggtcagggtaactgtgaattgattatttgtggttacaaatgatgtaacaatattgtttattatATTAATTGATTAGTATGTGtgattagtgtgtgtgtgtgtgtgtggatgacttaaactcaaaaactgccagaccgattgcctttgTAATTGttggggacattacttgtggtgtctacttgagaaattgttcaaagcaaaatgatcgcatcataggtgtgtgatttgggtcaaatatctcattttttgtcaaaaaacttaaaataaaGAGCCCCTGGGCAGATCAGTTTGAAATTTGGTCGGAAGGTTCTTttggggtgtttagattaagaactgatcatgacatgatgatcccataagtgatttgcaaattaggtctaaaaatgtgtctctttggAACTAcagagcagattaggctgaaatttggtgggaacgtacATTTTTAGGGGGggttagattaagaattgttgatgacatgatgttctcatcagtgatatgcaaattagggctaaaatgtgtctttttgatcatacatctttattttcaaaactactcagcagattggggtgaaatttaatggggacgCATCTTGATATGCCAGATAAAAGTGATTTTATGTGATGAGTAGAAATTGCTATGAAATTGCCAGTAAATTATAGGTGGACTATATTATAGATTTTGTCTTCTGTGGAAGACTTTAATATTACAAAGGTTTCATTATAGAATAGGAGAAATCTACTTCAACTCCCTTAGCTTCAAAGTCATTATACCAAAGTTTTGAGTTCTAGAACCAGTTAAAAATGTCTGTATACTGGAAGTAAACTCACATTTTCTCTTTcataaatttagaaaatgaGAGGACAGCAGATTCTTGATTTGCTTGAAAGTGGTAAGCGGTTAGATAGACCTGAAAAGTGTCCTGAAGAAGTGTATGAAGTCATGAAAATCTGCTGGGAATTTGAGTAAGTACAACATTACAATGTAGTTCATGCATTTTCAAGTCTGTCCCATATTGACGTATTTAAGGGCCACAAGTTCATACTAACATCTCAAAGTTGATGAGAGTGACCTTGCATTGTAAAAATTgatgttcttgccgagaagtttgaaaacatcacacatctggatttagaaatgaaataatattgcTGTTGGGAATTACTTTGTCAAAAAACATCATGGGAAAATATCTATCTGGCACACCTCAGTGTAGAAATGTAGCTGTAaccaaaaaaataattaaaggactctttcattttttatttagtcTTGAATTAGTAATATAAAGAATAACATCAATATGAACAAGAAAATGAGGGTGAGAGCAAATAGTTTGTTTGCTATGAATCTTTGTTCAGATTTTATGAATATGCAATTACATAACTTATAAATAAGTCACTGTACAATTCAAAACTGAAAGTAAGACACCATAGAAATAAAatgtgatatcaacatttcataaaatgtgtgaatgaagCACTTTTTGTGATCACATGAATAAAtagatgtggtacatgtacactggcTATGGGACTGTGTCTTCTACGATAGAAGACTTGTCTTGGATTGCTTTGAGTTTAATCACATTCTTGACTTTCTATTAATTGCAGATCCAGAAGTAGGCCCCACTTCAAAGAAGTTGTTACTCGTATGAAAGGTGTCTTGAATGGAGTAAGGAAAGGACATATCCGCTTAGTTCAGTGAAGAACATAGGGTGTGGTTGATGTGTAGGTCATTGAACAATTTAAAGCATGATTGATGCTTCATTCAGTGATCAATGTTGGACACAGATGATGATTATCATACCAGTCAGACTCTCAGAATTACAGTTATGACAAAATAATCATAACATTCTCCATACACTGAAACACTCTATCAAGCCACTACTTGTCAAGTAAAAACCTGATGACTTGGTACTATGTTCAGACTTGAGGTCAGGGTAAATGTAGCTTTTGCCACCTTTCTCTATTCAGGCATTGTCATGGCTCAAAGTGCAGGTATTAACACAGAGTGTAGAGTCATGTATTAACAGGGCACTATTCCTGATATGAGAAGTGTCTGATAGTAAGGGGcctttcatttgtttttttcacCAATAACTGCAAACAAATGTTGACTCATTTATGGATCAGAAATATTGGGGCATCTTTACTGTGTATataatttttgtgtgtgaaaagaCAGATTAAGTTGACATAATcctaaaaatgtttacatgtagcagagagtaaaaaaattgtgcaaaGTAGATGGATTTTGTTGGCGAGATACAtaaccatcaatttaaaaaatgtttctctTTTTATTCTCTTTCACCCCATGGGGACAAGATGTTTTTGTCATCCACCCCATGGGGACAGGGTGTATGTGTTATCCACCCCATGGGGACAGGGTGTATGTGTTATCCACCCCATGGAGTATGTCTCATCCTATTCTGTGGGTACAGGATATGCATAATCCATCCCATCTTGGGGATgggtgctgtgtgtgtgtgtgtgtttgtgtttatgtgacagtgtatgtggggcagggtgtgtgtgtgtcatccaCTTCCGTGGGGCTGGGTTGTAGGTTCTCTATTGGTGCTGGTAATCTCTAGAAACTGACATCTTTACATTTCTCGTTGCTCCATAACTTTGTTTTCATATTAAAAACCGTGACAATGTATACCATGAGTAGCAAATTCCAAAAAAGGGTTGGTACAGAAGTGAATAATTAAGGTGTTAGAGTGTTTGATTAAGATTTACAGTGTTTTTCATACAATTTACTCAATGTTCAGCATAAAGTACAATTCATTGTTGTTATACAAGTCAGTGTATGACTATGCAAGGGaaataaatacaggaaaacaaaTAAACTACAAATGACACAGATTTTATAGATGAGTTGCTTGcagttattttgttattttcttttcaaaatcaaaccatacccagaattcaagaaaaaatTCATCAAATCATAATGATATCAAGTCTTAGAATGTATCCCAGcaaataaacaatttttgtttacatataaGCTGAATCACTGATTTTGAAAGGAACAGGTCAGGGGTCAGCAGATCTAGGGTGAGAGGTCACACTGTTTGACCTGCAAACAACCACTGACCttgattttgtaaatattcagAAAAAGAGATTTCATAAAAAGTACATATTGTTTTGCATTATTATTCTGCTGTGTATACATATTCAAAGTAAGTTTGTGTCTTCACAGCTTCAGatttcatgtatatatacaagatTTTGTTGATAACTCGTAAAGTTATCAACTGTGGTATGAATTTTTTCTTTTGTAAGTGACCAGTGTGTCTTCTCCAGAACAGATTTAGGATACTAATGGAACAAATAGTAGAGAGATCATTTTTATCAGATGTTGACTTTTATATACCAAGACATGTTATGTATTGTTGTGTACCAAGATATCAGATTTATAATCAGACTTTTTATAAGGCTTGGGCAAGAATATAACATTGTACTTTTACTCCTTATCCGACTCATTTTTATTACactattttcaatttaaattaaaattatgaAACGTATGTTACAGTCTTGAGAAgggttatttaaaaaaatacttttaaaggCTGTATTTTATGAAgactttttttaaagatttacTGGTCATGAAAATTAGTAGAtgataaatgtgtacaatttggaattttgattatgcaaattgaattgtctgtttgaatttgaaaatgatatgacaACGTTATGATatatgagtgccagtgtggtatacttggggtatttgctgGAATGCCGTGCCtgtagtgttctctgtggtcattagtgttgcagccagccattggaaagagtgggacataatgtcccgagactttcataattctgggtcatcataagtTTTTTTGggacattattatttttaaaaaagcgccaatggcgttgtagcacaactacaaaatatttatccacatgCTTGCTGATCCAtgcatgctagatatttgctgaatgattatgcagttgcctatccaaccctgttgttatctatgcaatatacggggatcatttggctgttgctataggtgtggtcatgttgctaaacatatttgcatacaattttagtgtgggtcatctatgaaccgtcacttccaaaattgtgggtcaggtccaaaaaatgagtgtcaaatgacccaaaaaccccctctggctgcaacactgggTCATACTTTGACAAGCTTAGCTGAACAGTCCACAAACATTAGTGCAAATACCACCAGTATAATACTGGCTCACACACACCATTAGGTTCTgttatatgtttatctgaaactaAAAATTTGGTTAAAAATACAACTGTGCATTCACATGAGTTCATGTTCATTGCACGTTCATTTGCCAACAGGTATGCAATAAAATGTTTTCCGGAttacactgcagtgtaaataccgtgactagtatgcatgcacactgatgcaagtaatcactcATACAGAATGTAGAGTACATGATTTACTAACTGAACCTGTGTGAGGATATATTATGTTAACATATTTCCAAATTGTCTGTTTTGTTCTACTGTGGGTTTTTTTGCTACTAATATTCCAAATACAGATATAGACAGACTGAGTGTATACAATATAAGGGGTAGACATTACAAGATTTCTGTAAGTacaaaatttctttttttaacagGAATTTTCATGACTTTCAAACTTTCGACAATAGGGTTCTACATTTGAGATTCTTTTGTTCATTTTtgaagaaataaattatttatctGTCAATGTTGATGTTGTACCTTCTAATAACAGATCAAAAAACATCGAATTGGCTGGAAGTTTGAAGTAaaaaattagaagaaaaaagGGAAAAGATTTAATGTATCATACAAAACAGTTTACATTTAATGTGTAGACTTTCCTTTAGAGAATTGTGATAGCTGTTTAGATTGTTATGAATGCCATGGTTACAGTTGCCATGGTATCTAACACCCAGGAAGTGATTGAATATTGTCAGTTAGAAAACAGCTTTtaaaaacacattatttttacaatttttgtaaTCTTTAATTAATATTATGGTAGATCCAGTTCTGTTCAAAACATTGGAATACTCTATATGTGTGAGattcattgaaatgtacaccaGTTTTGTTAGGAACCCATTATATAGAGTGATTGGTGTCACCAAAGACTACTTTCACCTGCCAATCTCTTGAGAGTGATCTAATAACTTATGTTATGCAGAATTCTAGCAATACTCCTGTGATATTTGTGTGAAAAATGTTGTAAACTTGCTTCAACAACTTATgtgatatttttgtttaaaatatagTGAACTTGCTTCATATCCGACTGCTAACTGGTTTATATGAAGAAATAAATGGATAGATTATAACGGTGTACAACTCACTCAATAACCTTTAATTCATGATTCTATGCAAAGTCAGCAAAGTCAGTTTATTGTAGTCAGACCATGCAGATGCCAATTGTCTAACCAAGAAGCTCACTATTAATGTGATTCTCAAAagaatttcttttcttttcctaGTGTTTAGACAATTTGAATAATTGTTAGATATACTAGTAAATTTAAAACAGATTTGTTAAGCCACACAGTGTTCTTACCAATTAGAAAGGTGtatttttttacaattgttataGCCCAGAAATACAGCTGGTTACTTTTTCCTGTATTTGTTCACTCTAGATTTTTGAATATGATACTCAGATATAGTGACATAAAATCTGTAGCAGGTAGATATTGTCTTTATTATACAACAGTATTTGATTGTCTTGTCAACACTTAAGGTCACAAGTATGGGAATATACATTAGTGACTGTACAGTGTCTTTGATGTGATCATCtttaacacaacacaacacaacacaacacaacacaacacaacacaacacccaACACAAcacccaacacaacacaacacaacacaacacaacacaacagcacATTTCCCAAAACAACAGAACACAATGTCTGTAATCATCTTTATAAATGCTTTGTTGTCAGATTTACACAAGTAACATGGTAGATATATCATGTGTAAAcatttttgtgtaatttataaaacaagcATTTGTACTGAAAGAACTGTTGGGAACACTTTATGTGTAAGCGACATCAAGAtatctacatttgatgtcatctACCAATCATATTACTTGTATGTACTTGTCCAAACCAGGTTTGCATATTTTACTGTAGTCTCTCAGGTCAGAAGctccattcattcattaacCAATCAATCAGCATCAAGCTTGCATACATATTGTTGCTATATTTGCCCATTAACCAATCTGCATCAAGCTTGCATACATACTGTTGCTATATTTGCCCATTAACCAATCAGCGTATAGTTTATGTAATAATCTTCCTGTCATTTTATACTTGATCAATACAGGTCATTAGAAACACACACTCAGTGactgaaaatttacatattggcATTAGGTATGGCCGGCCTTCTTAGTTCTAACCATGcatttgtaatgtatatttacCTAGAAGTATTAAAGCAATCATTCATGGAACTACTAACCATACTCGATTTTTGACTGTCACACAATTGTCATAACCACAGAATATCCCATAATTGCATGGTCTTTATTTACCAATAGGTTCGGTGACCCAAAGTAGTAATGGATGTTTGTGTAACCTTTATATTTGGAAAATGGCTGaacaacaaattattttctCTTGTCTGTTCCAGAAAGTGACCATTGTCCCTTTGTGCCTTAGGAATTAATAAAAGTGAACAATTCCTGGTTCTTAATTTCTACAAACTTACAATATTAAATCATGACACTGTATAATTCATGTAGATTTGCTATTTTAACAATAAAAAAACGATGACTtctattattttgtgtttttgtttttcctgCAAACCACCAGTTTTTGACAACATACCAGTTtgacaattttgtattttgcaaGGATGTACTGTGTGATATAGTACTGTCATTTTGTGTCTTAATTCATCCAGTGTGTGTAAAAGTGACCCACAAAAGCATCTGAAGACTCAAAACCCAGAATGACAACAgcaaaaataaatgacaatatacaaagaaaataaatatagatAATGAAATCGATTTGATTCCTAAATCAGATTTAAATCAGATTAAAGGTAACTGTTATGTTGTTCTTCATGATACGTTAGTAGCTGAAATTCGAAATCCAAGTTTTATGCAAATATCGGCTAAAACAAATATAATCTGAAATATcagttttgaaaatgacaaaggGACCCTATAGTGAAATTTAATcacaaatttttcaaaaatctctGATATATTCAACCAAGATTCTTGGTTTAAAACAATTCCAAATTCTATAGAGTTTTTAGGGACTTGTCCTTACACTTTATAcaggagggagggggggggggggtgatataAATCATATCTTTTCAACATTGACAAAGCTTCTGTGGGGATTGGATAATAGTATGTCACAGCTTGTTAAGATACCACAGATTCTTATGacatgaaaaattaaaaaataaggAGTGAAAATTACAGGGTGATTTTGATATAACTGACACTGATGcaaaaataatcacaatataATCAGTATGAATGAAggtgtaatctattactgtggCATAAATCACACAACAAGGAAACCATGATATATAGTTGTGGcatttaataatattatattatattgcattgAAGAGAGTGACCTGGATGCACACAAATAGCATTCATTAGATAGATTACATCTTCTACTggctatagtctagttcctatacaaaccacagttggcatccagactatctGGTAAAATCTGCCTTTTTACTATATGACATGTGTCTCTTGCCCCATTGAATATTTCAAGGCTACACTATGTACTGCCATGTTTATTCTAGAGTAGTAGTGATGATATGAATATCTAAACTGTACAGGCTTGTAAAATTTAACTTTCATTCTCAAGACACACAGGTCACCTAAAGGTCATATCACATAGCTGTGTTGACGATACATCGGGCTGTGACACTGTTGGCATGTTAAATATGGTGACTGTCTGACAGAATATAGTCGGGGAGTCTCTATGACTGTTATTGTCGTCAAAG
The Glandiceps talaboti chromosome 6, keGlaTala1.1, whole genome shotgun sequence genome window above contains:
- the LOC144436446 gene encoding tyrosine-protein kinase SYK-like, with product MASRALGEDPYNQKYFHGRITRENAEELLQGQGSSNGLFLLREKLNESGCYALSLCFNHAVYHYNLQKKKNGMIAIEDGKQFHGPVELIRHHQVHLDGLLTKLVRPCNRPPGEAPKMFENLSRDELQESFRQAAKDMGFSDVLPNDQLQSQVIKMIHIQKPWFHGCISRDEAENRINKAGHQDGKFLVRERDAGGSFAIGLSYRNTAYHYKVEKNDRTGKLSIQDGQKFDSLYQMVDHYSKKKDGLLCELTIPLVSDKFRRMSSIPHPKPPTSPTKTRPDSFAAGPGIPNRPPPNVPGQFPRRHHSSESSDGVSGNVKNSMWDDEPDSETPAGLRVRPLPLPPAPKAGAEEEIYGSIGSNAEKIYDSVAKKKKTTTLDFRNLSLQDTLGKGNFGSVVKGIYRTDGQDVPVAVKTLKEEEKIPNKKTEIMKEAELMARLDHPYIVRMIGMCENAVGVMMLVLELANLGPLNKYLKTNQTMRIRNILEILLQVSMGMDYLEGQQFVHRDLAARNVLLVTETYAKISDFGMSKALGLDSQYYVAETAGKWPLKWYAPECIYRFKFSSKGDVWSFGITMWEAMSFGRKPYAKMRGQQILDLLESGKRLDRPEKCPEEVYEVMKICWEFESRSRPHFKEVVTRMKGVLNGVRKGHIRLVQ